From the Selenomonas timonae genome, one window contains:
- a CDS encoding phosphatase domain-containing putative toxin: protein MHAFKHLLTALLLCTLCIIPYTASAADTNADYRGYLWRIDMTAGNAAELPHNFRTAGSPFQTRTDTAKFGVDPNYTPSREGLDALPLSGSAEFSVPAFHALLKDLHTRAKGSICIVDLRQESHGFMNGNAVSWYGKHDWGNIGRTKHEALRDENMRIRSAQGKIVVLAHLDKKKQPKNQQTIHVMEAMTERQLVEDAGVRYVRLAVTDHKWADPQTIDKFVDLVKKIPADTWIHFHCQAGKGRTTSFMAMYDMIKNPSVPLKDILYRQYLLGGAYLAYDPTMQHAPTEWEDADYHHKSEMIAKFYDYVQQNHENDYAVPWSMWLKKNP from the coding sequence ATGCACGCATTCAAACATTTACTCACTGCCCTGCTATTATGCACGCTATGTATCATCCCATACACTGCCTCTGCCGCCGATACGAATGCAGACTACCGGGGCTATCTCTGGCGCATCGACATGACTGCGGGCAATGCGGCGGAGCTGCCGCACAATTTCCGCACGGCGGGATCGCCGTTCCAAACGCGGACAGACACAGCGAAGTTCGGTGTCGACCCGAACTACACTCCCTCTCGTGAGGGACTGGACGCCCTGCCGCTCTCGGGAAGCGCAGAGTTCTCCGTCCCTGCCTTTCATGCACTGCTGAAAGACCTGCACACGCGCGCAAAGGGCTCGATCTGTATCGTCGATCTGCGGCAGGAGTCGCACGGCTTCATGAATGGAAACGCCGTCAGCTGGTACGGCAAGCACGACTGGGGCAACATCGGCAGGACGAAGCACGAGGCACTGCGTGACGAGAACATGCGCATTCGCAGTGCACAGGGAAAGATCGTAGTGCTCGCGCACCTCGATAAGAAAAAGCAGCCCAAAAATCAGCAGACCATTCACGTCATGGAGGCGATGACGGAGCGCCAGCTGGTCGAGGATGCGGGCGTGCGCTACGTCCGTCTCGCCGTCACCGACCACAAATGGGCAGACCCGCAGACCATCGACAAATTTGTCGATCTCGTGAAAAAAATTCCCGCGGACACATGGATACACTTTCACTGTCAGGCAGGCAAGGGACGCACGACCAGCTTTATGGCGATGTACGATATGATAAAAAATCCCTCCGTCCCGCTGAAGGACATCCTCTATCGTCAGTACCTGCTCGGCGGAGCATACCTCGCCTACGACCCGACCATGCAGCATGCACCGACGGAATGGGAGGATGCAGACTACCATCACAAGTCAGAGATGATCGCAAAGTTCTACGATTACGTTCAGCAGAATCACGAGAACGACTATGCCGTACCGTGGAGTATGTGGCTGAAGAAGAATCCATAA
- a CDS encoding fructose-1,6-bisphosphatase, which produces MSINTTKAEQDKVLRLMAEKYSTKEIVYEKIVYLKSQLMLPKGTEHFMSDLHGAYDSFFHILNNCSGVIKEKVDYCFGERMTEEEKAEFCTLIYYPREKVEQLTVEGKADAIWYQQNIANLLELTKLMSWKFPASKMRSYIPKRYESVIVELLSTRPELDEAQLYYYKQLIETIVEIGGGTDFIDAFSVLVKRLAVERIHIVGDFFDRGDRPDGILDLLMQHPSVDIQWGNHDVLWMGAALGSEVCIAAVIRNSLRYRNTDVLERGYGISLRPLSTFASRIYPDENPIKAAERAISMMMFKLEGALIKRNPDFHMEDRLLLDKINFSLSCVTLNNGRRVELDSAYFPTIDDGADCYELTEEERHIIDDLRSYFLESKALQRHVDYLYERGSMYMCYNGNLLFHGCVPMNEDGSFRTITYKGEEYTGRAWMDFCEEKARAAWNEHAQEGLDFMYFLWCGLLAPTSGRSFTTFERSFISDESTWKEPSDPYFRLIKEEAICEKILVEFGLDPKHGHIINGHVPVKVKKGESPLRANGRAIIIDGGFATPYHSKTGISGYTLIYNSRGLRLLQHQTVANVREALRENRDIESVSQTVELQARSCLVRDTDRGAAIMDEIADLHALLRAYQTGHIKPQ; this is translated from the coding sequence ATGAGTATAAACACAACAAAGGCGGAGCAGGACAAGGTGCTCCGTCTGATGGCGGAGAAGTACTCGACGAAGGAGATTGTCTACGAGAAAATCGTCTATCTGAAATCGCAGCTCATGCTGCCGAAGGGCACGGAGCACTTCATGAGCGATCTGCACGGCGCGTACGATTCGTTCTTTCACATCCTCAACAACTGCTCTGGTGTCATCAAGGAAAAGGTGGACTACTGCTTCGGCGAGCGTATGACGGAGGAGGAGAAGGCGGAGTTCTGCACGCTGATCTACTATCCGCGCGAGAAGGTGGAGCAGCTCACGGTGGAGGGCAAGGCGGACGCAATCTGGTATCAGCAGAACATTGCGAATCTGCTCGAGCTGACCAAACTCATGAGCTGGAAATTCCCTGCGAGCAAAATGCGCAGCTACATTCCCAAACGCTACGAATCCGTCATTGTGGAGCTGCTGAGCACGCGCCCCGAGCTGGATGAGGCGCAGCTCTACTACTATAAACAACTGATTGAGACCATCGTGGAGATCGGCGGCGGTACGGACTTCATCGATGCGTTCAGCGTGCTCGTCAAGCGGCTCGCGGTCGAGCGCATCCATATCGTCGGCGACTTCTTCGATCGCGGCGACCGTCCTGACGGCATCCTCGACCTCCTCATGCAGCATCCGTCCGTTGACATTCAGTGGGGGAACCACGACGTGCTCTGGATGGGTGCGGCACTCGGCAGTGAGGTCTGTATTGCAGCGGTCATCCGCAACTCGCTGCGCTACCGCAATACGGACGTGCTGGAACGCGGCTACGGCATCAGCCTGCGCCCGCTCTCGACGTTTGCCTCGCGCATCTATCCCGATGAGAACCCGATCAAGGCGGCAGAGCGTGCGATCTCGATGATGATGTTCAAGCTTGAGGGGGCGCTCATCAAGCGCAATCCGGACTTCCACATGGAGGATCGTCTGCTCCTCGATAAGATCAACTTCAGCCTATCCTGCGTCACATTGAACAATGGACGGCGCGTGGAACTCGATAGTGCCTACTTCCCGACGATTGACGACGGCGCGGACTGCTACGAACTGACGGAGGAGGAGCGGCACATCATTGACGATCTGCGCTCCTATTTCCTTGAGAGTAAGGCACTCCAACGCCATGTGGACTATCTCTACGAGCGCGGCAGTATGTATATGTGCTACAACGGCAACCTGCTCTTTCACGGCTGCGTTCCCATGAATGAGGACGGCAGCTTCCGCACCATTACCTACAAGGGCGAGGAGTACACGGGACGCGCGTGGATGGACTTTTGTGAGGAAAAGGCACGCGCGGCTTGGAACGAACACGCGCAGGAAGGCTTGGACTTTATGTACTTCCTCTGGTGCGGACTGCTCGCGCCGACCTCGGGACGCTCGTTCACAACGTTTGAGCGTTCCTTTATCTCCGACGAGTCGACGTGGAAAGAGCCGTCCGACCCATATTTCCGCCTCATCAAGGAGGAGGCGATCTGCGAGAAGATCCTTGTGGAGTTCGGGCTTGACCCCAAGCACGGGCACATCATCAACGGGCACGTTCCCGTCAAGGTGAAAAAGGGGGAGAGTCCGTTGCGTGCGAATGGTCGTGCGATCATCATCGACGGCGGTTTTGCGACACCATATCACTCCAAGACGGGCATCTCGGGCTACACACTCATCTACAACTCGCGCGGGCTGCGTCTCCTCCAGCATCAGACGGTGGCGAATGTGCGTGAGGCACTGCGCGAGAACCGCGACATCGAGTCCGTCTCGCAGACGGTCGAGCTGCAGGCACGCAGCTGCCTTGTGCGCGACACCGATCGCGGCGCGGCGATCATGGACGAGATCGCTGACCTGCACGCCCTCCTGCGAGCATATCAGACAGGGCATATCAAGCCGCAGTAA
- the ileS gene encoding isoleucine--tRNA ligase: MYEKVDTNLNFAAREKAVADFWRENHIAQQAVDQREGCETFTFYDGPPTANGRPHIGHVLTRVIKDMLPRYQSMKGRKVLRKAGWDTHGLPVELEVEKAIGINGKEQIEDYGIEPFIKKCRESVWTYKAMWEEFSDVVGFWADMEHPYITYENDFIESEWWALKEIWKKGLLYQGHKIVPYCPRCGTPLSSHEVAQGYKDVTERSAIVRFKAADEDAYFLAWTTTPWTLPSNLGLCVNPNVTYVKVRVYGKVYYLAEALMDSVFADSWGDREILATMKGSELEYRKYEPLYPFATKDVQDKAFFVICDDYVTTEDGTGIVHTAPAFGEDDNRVCRKYGMPFVQFVNDKGEMTEETDWPGVFVKDADPLILDDLEKSGKLFKAPEFTHSYPHCWRCDTPLIYYARASWFIRMTAVRDALVANNATVNWIPKTIGDGRFGNWIEHVQDWGISRDRYWGTPLNIWKCSCGHEHSVGSIEELRELQPNCPADIELHRPYIDAITFPCEKCGAQMHRVPEVIDCWFDSGAMPFAQWHYPFENKEIFEKYFPADFISEAVDQTRGWFYSLIAISTLLFDKSPYKNVIVLGHVQDENGQKMSKSKGNAVEPMDALRRHGADAIRWYFYENSAPWLPNRFSDDAVQEGARKFMGTLWNTYAFYVLYANIDNFDPTAHTLDYSRLSVMDRWVFSRLNTMVRTVDDCLGNYRVTEAAKAVQSFVEELSNWYVRRSRSRFWAKGLEQDKVDAYLTLYTALVTTVKAAAPMVPFITESIYRNLVCSVDKTAPISVHLADFPTVNEALIDTQLEENMEIVLAVVTLGRAARNAANIKNRQPVARMFIKAEHTLPEFFVEIIEDELNVKEVAFRDDMSAFLAYHVKPNFRVLGAKVGKQMNAVKKALEESDGAAVKDALAGGGSYTLHLADGDVTVTSEDVEVTVSQQEGYNCQSYGGVTVALETTLTEELLAEGFVREIISKVQTMRKECGLEVTDHIALGLTGNAKLTAIAQKNEAFIREITLADSVSYDTPVGTSKDWNINGEKLTISIK, encoded by the coding sequence TTGTACGAGAAAGTAGATACCAATCTGAATTTTGCCGCGCGCGAGAAAGCCGTTGCGGATTTTTGGCGCGAGAATCATATTGCACAGCAGGCGGTGGATCAGCGTGAGGGCTGCGAGACGTTCACGTTCTACGACGGTCCGCCGACGGCGAACGGCCGCCCGCACATCGGGCACGTTCTGACGCGCGTCATCAAGGATATGCTGCCGCGCTATCAGTCGATGAAGGGGCGCAAGGTGCTCCGCAAAGCGGGCTGGGATACGCACGGTCTGCCCGTGGAGCTGGAGGTCGAGAAGGCGATCGGCATCAACGGTAAGGAGCAGATCGAGGACTACGGCATCGAGCCATTCATCAAGAAGTGCCGTGAGTCGGTCTGGACGTATAAGGCGATGTGGGAGGAGTTCTCCGATGTCGTCGGCTTCTGGGCGGATATGGAGCATCCCTACATTACCTATGAAAATGACTTTATCGAGTCCGAGTGGTGGGCGCTCAAGGAGATCTGGAAGAAGGGGCTCCTCTATCAGGGACACAAGATCGTCCCGTACTGCCCACGCTGCGGCACGCCGCTCTCTTCGCACGAGGTTGCGCAGGGCTATAAGGATGTGACGGAGCGTTCGGCAATCGTGCGCTTTAAGGCGGCGGACGAGGATGCCTATTTCCTCGCATGGACGACGACGCCGTGGACGCTCCCGTCGAACCTCGGCCTCTGCGTGAATCCGAATGTGACCTATGTGAAGGTGCGCGTCTACGGCAAGGTCTACTATCTCGCCGAGGCTCTGATGGACAGCGTATTTGCGGATTCGTGGGGCGACCGTGAGATCCTTGCGACGATGAAGGGCAGCGAACTCGAATACCGCAAGTACGAGCCGCTCTATCCCTTTGCAACGAAGGACGTGCAGGATAAGGCGTTTTTCGTCATCTGCGACGACTATGTCACGACCGAGGACGGCACGGGCATTGTCCACACCGCACCCGCCTTCGGTGAGGACGATAACCGCGTCTGCCGCAAGTACGGCATGCCGTTCGTTCAGTTCGTCAATGACAAGGGTGAGATGACGGAGGAGACGGACTGGCCGGGGGTCTTCGTAAAGGATGCCGACCCGTTGATTCTCGACGATCTCGAAAAGAGCGGCAAGCTCTTCAAAGCCCCCGAGTTTACACACAGTTATCCGCATTGCTGGCGATGCGACACGCCGCTGATCTACTATGCACGTGCCTCGTGGTTCATCCGCATGACGGCGGTGCGCGACGCGCTCGTGGCGAATAATGCGACGGTCAACTGGATTCCGAAGACGATCGGCGACGGGCGTTTCGGCAACTGGATCGAGCATGTGCAGGATTGGGGCATCAGCCGCGACCGCTACTGGGGTACACCGCTCAATATCTGGAAATGCTCCTGCGGGCACGAGCATTCGGTTGGTTCAATCGAGGAGCTGCGTGAGCTTCAGCCGAATTGTCCCGCCGATATCGAGCTGCATCGTCCGTACATTGATGCAATCACGTTCCCGTGTGAGAAGTGCGGTGCACAGATGCACCGCGTGCCCGAGGTCATCGACTGCTGGTTCGACTCGGGGGCGATGCCGTTCGCGCAGTGGCACTATCCGTTTGAGAACAAGGAGATCTTTGAGAAATATTTCCCCGCAGACTTCATCTCCGAGGCGGTCGATCAGACACGCGGCTGGTTCTACTCTCTGATTGCGATTTCGACGCTGCTCTTTGACAAGAGCCCGTACAAGAATGTCATTGTCCTCGGTCATGTGCAGGACGAGAACGGGCAGAAGATGAGCAAGTCGAAGGGGAATGCGGTCGAGCCGATGGACGCGCTACGCCGTCACGGTGCAGATGCGATCCGTTGGTACTTCTACGAGAACAGTGCGCCGTGGCTGCCGAACCGCTTCTCCGACGATGCGGTGCAGGAAGGCGCACGAAAGTTTATGGGGACGCTCTGGAATACCTACGCGTTCTATGTTCTCTATGCGAATATCGACAATTTCGACCCGACGGCGCACACGCTTGACTACAGCCGCCTCTCGGTCATGGATCGCTGGGTGTTCTCACGTCTGAATACGATGGTGCGCACGGTGGATGACTGCCTCGGCAATTACCGTGTCACCGAGGCGGCGAAGGCGGTGCAGTCCTTTGTGGAGGAGCTGTCCAACTGGTACGTGCGCCGCAGCCGCAGCCGCTTCTGGGCGAAGGGCCTGGAGCAGGACAAGGTGGATGCCTACCTGACGCTCTACACCGCGCTTGTGACAACGGTGAAGGCGGCGGCACCGATGGTGCCCTTTATCACGGAGAGTATCTACCGCAACCTCGTCTGCTCGGTGGACAAGACGGCGCCGATCTCCGTGCATCTTGCGGACTTCCCGACGGTGAACGAGGCGCTTATTGACACGCAGCTTGAGGAGAATATGGAGATCGTCCTCGCGGTTGTCACCCTCGGACGCGCGGCGCGCAATGCGGCGAATATCAAGAACCGTCAGCCGGTCGCGCGTATGTTCATCAAGGCGGAGCATACGCTGCCGGAGTTCTTCGTTGAGATCATCGAGGACGAGCTGAATGTCAAGGAGGTTGCGTTCCGCGACGATATGTCGGCCTTCCTCGCCTATCACGTGAAGCCGAATTTCCGCGTGCTCGGTGCGAAGGTCGGCAAGCAGATGAATGCGGTCAAGAAGGCACTCGAGGAGAGTGACGGCGCGGCGGTGAAGGATGCGCTTGCGGGCGGCGGCAGCTATACGCTGCACCTCGCAGACGGCGATGTCACGGTCACGTCGGAGGATGTCGAAGTGACCGTCTCGCAGCAGGAGGGCTACAACTGCCAGAGCTATGGCGGCGTCACGGTTGCGCTTGAGACGACGCTTACGGAGGAGCTCCTTGCGGAGGGCTTTGTCCGCGAGATCATCAGCAAGGTACAGACCATGCGCAAGGAATGTGGGCTTGAGGTGACGGATCACATTGCGCTTGGCCTTACGGGGAATGCAAAGCTCACGGCAATCGCCCAGAAGAACGAGGCGTTTATCCGAGAGATTACGCTCGCTGATTCCGTATCCTACGACACGCCCGTTGGTACAAGCAAGGACTGGAACATCAACGGTGAGAAGCTGACGATCAGTATCAAGTAA